One genomic segment of Triplophysa rosa linkage group LG22, Trosa_1v2, whole genome shotgun sequence includes these proteins:
- the rnasekb gene encoding ribonuclease kappa-B — translation MPSLLFCGPKLAACGIVLSIWGVIMLTMLGIFFSAKSAVLIEDVPFTEEDIRNDKNPPQTVYGLYNQVGINCFIAAAIYVGVGAVSLCQVRLNKRQEYMVT, via the exons ATGCCGTCGCTTTTATTCTGTGGGCCTAAACTGGCCGCCTGTGGAATCGTGTTAAGCATATGGGGTGTCATTATGCTG ACAATGTTGGGGATCTTCTTCAGTGCAAAATCTGCTGTGTTGATCGAAGATGTTCCCTTTACTGAGGAAGACATCCGTAATGA CAAAAATCCACCACAGACGGTTTACGGACTCTACAATCAAGTTGGCATTAACTGCTTCATCGCTGCTGCCATCTATGTAGGTGTTGGCGCTGTGTCTCTGTGTCAGGTTCGCCTTAACAAACGCCAAGAGTACATGGTGACATAA
- the lg22h17orf49 gene encoding chromatin complexes subunit BAP18: MTSASTKVGEIFSAAGAAFTKLGELTMQLHPVADSSPAGAKWTDTEIEMLRSAVRRFGEDLNSISSVIKERTVAQIKTTVKRKLYEDSRVPLTSEFPKKTMKKTTVMLPPPPASVAPTVIAMPTSQVVVTTGLQRSSSLQPAIKNPKPADVTLSALNDSDVNSDLVDIEGLGEGSTKKPNFDQESLNLDSSLIMNSSDLPLLSR, from the exons ATGACTTCAGCTTCCACAAAG GTGGGTGAGATCTTCTCGGCTGCAGGCGCTGCATTCACCAAACTGGGTGAATTGACAATGCAGCTGCATCCAGTGGCAGACTCATCTCCTGCTGG AGCCAAATGGACCGACACAGAGATTGAGATGCTGCGTTCGGCAGTGCGGCGGTTTGGGGAAGATTTGAACAGCATCAGCTCTGTCATAAAGGAACGCACTGT TGCCCAGATTAAGACTACAGTTAAAAGGAAGCTGTATGAAGACAGTAGGGTACCCCTCACCTCAGAATTCcctaaaaaaacaatgaagaaaACCACTGTGATGCTACCACCCCCTCCAGCATCAGTGGCCCCCACTGTTATCGCCATGCCAACCTCTCAGGTTGTTGTGACGACAGGATTGCAGAGATCTTCATCTTTACAACCCGCAATAAAGAATCCAAAACCAGCAG ATGTGACGCTGAGTGCTCTAAATGACTCCGATGTGAACAGTGATTTGGTGGATATCGAAGGGCTTGGAGAGGGTTCCACTAAAAAACCAAACTTTGATCAGG aGAGCTTAAATCTGGATTCCAGTCTGATAATGAACTCCAGTGATCTGCCCCTGCTGTCCCGCTGA
- the LOC130546466 gene encoding P2R1A-PPP2R2A-interacting phosphatase regulator 1: MERMEVDQCAGAGGALRRSNSAPMITNVSDGMTVFSSNNSARYRRSSVSVNPSCPSRILPLSPFSLPCERSEHKRQIEQRTLQRLSSSHVGPFPPVSHWHDHLSPGFHSQDSGVTPNSSPSPTRRFRGGSVSSGVRWPSVVPLKRKGGVESDGPPKKLFVAGVTDPAHVTSYTVSVSQSMDSSSGAAPVGSNTQASPLSVSHPPPFSSHHPSM; this comes from the exons ATGGAAAGAATGGAGGTGGACCAGTGCGCAGGCGCAGGAGGAGCTCTCCGAAGGTCGAACAGCGCCCCCATGATCACGAACGTCAG TGATGGGATGACAGTATTCAGCTCTAATAATTCAGCTCGGTATCGTCGGAGCAGTGTGTCTGTAAATCCCAGCTGTCCGTCTCGG ATCCTTCCGCTCTCACCATTCTCACTGCCATGTGAGAGATCAGAGCACAAGAGACAG ATAGAACAGAGAACCTTACAGAGACTCAG TTCCTCTCATGTCGGCCCCTTTCCTCCTGTGAGTCATTGGCATGATCATTTGTCTCCA GGATTTCATTCCCAGGACAGCGGTGTCACTCCAAATTCCTCACCCAGTCCAACTCGAAGGTTTCGAGG AGGATCTGTAAGCTCCGGAGTGAGATGGCCATCAGTCGTACCTTTGAAAAGAAAAG GTGGAGTGGAATCAGATGGTCCGCCCAAAAAGCTCTTCGTCGCCGGAGTCACAGATCCTGCTCACGTAACCAGTTACACAGTCAG TGTTTCTCAGTCAATGGACTCTTCTTCCGGGGCTGCACCCGTTGGTTCAAACACCCAGGCCAGCCCCCTCTCTGTCTCCCACCCCCCACCTTTCTCATCTCACCACCCCAGCATGTAG
- the LOC130546433 gene encoding P2Y purinoceptor 3: MKTTASPNIISSALAQLVTNATDVQNRTSPHTCSIEESYKYVTLPLCYSLTFLLSIILNSTVLLRSYRCRGGHQWNTSLIYMVNLASTDLMYSFSLPFLVASYVMRDHWVFGDFMCRLVRFLFYFNLYCSIFFLTCISVHRYMGICHPIRSITLESKRAVRGICTAVWVVVFILTCPIVRFAKTGDVTRKLVDGVNEGVELWSAGSVNAGKVEVYRNCWDDAIDSEFSEYVPYGIVLHVLGFFFPFIVIAWCYSQVVRTIFQTLHSQPRTQEEGGMCSGTEGVKDRTSVSISGCQHAPYISRRRKSIKTIITITFLFALCFLPFHITRTLFLILKETKAAECQTMKMVSICYKITRPLASCNSWLNALLYFVTGDKSLACCGRTSTAHNTHLLWPLQILGGQKEADQEHQNQNKADEGHESDSKSSGMT; this comes from the coding sequence ATGAAGACCACGGCTTCCCCCAATATCATCTCCAGTGCATTGGCACAACTGGTCACCAATGCTACGGATGTTCAAAACCGCACCTCGCCGCACACCTGCAGCATCGAAGAGTCGTACAAGTACGTCACTTTGCCTCTCTGCTACTCTCTAACGTTCTTGCTCAGCATCATCCTGAACTCCACGGTCCTCCTGCGTTCCTACCGCTGTAGGGGAGGCCACCAGTGGAACACTTCTCTGATCTACATGGTCAATCTGGCATCCACAGATCTGATGTACAGCTTCTCTCTTCCATTCCTCGTGGCTAGCTACGTGATGCGTGACCATTGGGTCTTTGGAGACTTCATGTGCAGACTGGTGCGTTTTCTATTTTACTTCAATCTTTACTGCAGTATCTTCTTTCTTACCTGCATATCCGTGCATCGCTACATGGGCATCTGCCATCCGATCAGAAGCATCACTTTGGAGAGCAAGCGGGCGGTTAGAGGCATCTGTACTGCCGTGTGGGTCGTGGTGTTCATACTTACCTGCCCCATCGTCCGATTTGCCAAAACCGGTGATGTGACAAGGAAGTTGGTGGATGGCGTGAACGAGGGGGTGGAACTTTGGTCAGCAGGAAGTGTGAATGCAGGGAAGGTGGAAGTTTACAGGAACTGTTGGGACGATGCCATAGACAGCGAGTTTTCTGAGTATGTACCCTACGGGATCGTTCTGCACGTACTCGgcttcttttttccttttatcgTCATTGCGTGGTGCTACTCGCAGGTGGTGCGTACTATTTTTCAGACGCTGCACTCACAACCCCGCACACAGGAGGAAGGAGGAATGTGCAGCGGGACAGAAGGGGTCAAGGACAGGACGTCCGTCTCCATCTCTGGCTGTCAGCACGCTCCGTACATCAGCAGGCGCCGGAAGTCCATCAAAACCATCATCACCATCACGTTTCTGTTCGCCCTGTGCTTTCTGCCCTTTCACATCACACGTACGCTCTTTCTCATCCTCAAAGAAACAAAGGCAGCCGAGTGCCAAACCATGAAAATGGTCTCCATTTGTTACAAAATCACTCGGCCTCTGGCATCCTGCAATTCGTGGCTCAATGCACTGCTTTATTTCGTAACTGGGGACAAAAGCTTGGCCTGCTGCGGACGGACCAGCACCGCTCATAACACCCACCTTCTCTGGCCCTTACAGATTCTAGGAGGACAAAAAGAAGCAGATCAAGAGCACCAGAATCAAAATAAAGCGGATGAAGGGCATGAGAGTGACTCAAAATCCTCAGGAATGACATAG